The sequence AAGAACAGCCCGATGACGACCAGCACCTCGGCGTGCGTCCAACCCGCCACGGAGCCGGTGAACCGGAAGTAGACCGAGGCGCCGACCGCCGCCCACACCATCCAGAACGTGCTGAGCAGCACGTTGGAGGCGAAGTTGAGCCGGTACTCGACCTCGCCGGCCACCGCCGCGCGCCAGCAGATGCCGAGGATGCGGGCGTGCCGGGTCCAGCCGTTCATCCGGCCACGGCCTGGTAGCGGCGGACGCCGTTTCGCCAGCCGATCCGGTAGAGCAGGCCGAAGACCGCGAGCCAGCCGAGCCCGACGGCGAAGCCGTACGCCGTCTCGCGCGCGTCGAGGCGGCCCATCAGCAGCTCCACCGGGAAGCCCATCGCGGTACGGAACGGCAGCACCAGCCCCGCCGCGCGCAACCAGTCCGGCATCAGCGCCAGAGGCGCGACCCAGCCCGAGGTGAACGAGCCCAGACCCCACCACAGCAACCACACGTTGGACGCCTGGGTGCTCCAGAACCCGAGCAGGGCGAACGTCGACGCCATCAGCAGGCTGAGCGCGTACGCCAGCACCAGCGCGGCAGCGACGGCGACCAGCCGGGCGGGGGTGACCGGGTAGTCCAGGCCCGGCACGAGCAGCGCGGCGAGCGCCAGGGCCGGCACCAGCACCGCCAGGAACAGCAGGCGGTGCCCGAGGTCGCCGGTGGCGTACTGGTGGAAGGGGTGCACGGGGCGCAGCAGCCGCACGGAGAGGTCGCCGCTGCGCATGTCGGCGTCCCACTGCCATACCACGCGGTCGCCGGCGAGGTTCCACAGCAGGGTCGCCGCCGCGTAGTAGGAGAGGAAGTCCCCGGTGGTCCAGCCGGCGGGCGGGCCACCCTCGGCGACGACGGTGAGCCACACCGCCATCATCAGCAGCGGGAAGAAGGCGGTGAGCATCGACAGCACGATCCGGCCGCGGTAGGCCGCCGCCACCAGCGTCGCGCTGCGCACCAGCGAGGGGTACGCGCCGAGGACGTCACGCATGGGCGAAGACCGCCCGGATGATGTCCTCCACCGGCGGGTCCTCGATCGCCACGTCCTCGACGGGCAGGGTGGTCAGCAGCCGGGCGGCGATCGCCGCCGTCTCGGCCCGGGGCACCGCCAGGGTGACCACTGCGCCGTCGACCGAGGACAGCTCGCCGAGGCCGACCCAGGTTTCGGCCGGCACGGCCGCCCGCAGGGTGACCCGGACCAGCCGGTGCGGCGAGTGCGCTTCGACCAGCGCGGCGAGGTCGCCGTCGAAGCGCAGGGTACCGCCGTCGATGACCAGCACCCGGCGGGCCAGCGCGGTCACGTCCCCCATGTAGTGGCTGGTGAGCAGGACGGTCGCGCCGTGCCGGGCGTTGTAGTCGCGCAGGAACGTGCGGACCGCCGCCTGGCCGTTGACGTCCAGGCCGAGCGTCGGCTCGTCGAGGAAGAGCACGTCCGGCCGGTGCAGCAGCGAGGCGGCCAGCTCGCAGCGCATCCGTTCACCCAGGCTGAGCACCCGGACCTGCTTGTCGAGCAGCGGTTCGATGTCGAGCAGGGTGGCCAGCTCGGCGAGCGCCGACCGGTACGGGCCCTCGGCGAGCCCGTAGATCGCCCGGTTGACCTCGAAGGCGTCCGCGGCGGGCAGGTCCCAGAACAGCGAGTTGCGCTGGCCCATCACCAGCGAGATCCGGCGCAGGAACGCGGCCTCGCGGCGGTGCGGGGTGTGCCCGAGCACCCGGACGGTGCCGGCGGTGGGATGCAGCAGCCCGGTCAGGCACTTCAGGGTCGTGGTCTTGCCGGCGCCGTTCGGGCCGAGGAAGCCGACGACCTCGCCGGTGGGGATCGTGAAGCTGACCTGCTCGACGGCGCGGACGGTGACGTGCTCGCGCCGGAACAGGGAGCGCAGCGAAGCGCCCAGCCCGGGTGGCCGTCGGTGCACCCGGAAGTGCTTCGCCAAGTCACGCACCTCGATCACTGTCCGACCCTAACCGGCCGTCGCCCGAGATCGGCATCGAAATTTCGAGGGCAGCACTTGCTTCAAAAACTTGAAGGTTCAGGCTTGTTGGCTCAAGAAAATCAAGGTACAAATTAACTATCGATAGTGGATGGCTGATCGGAGCACCGGATGGACTGGCAGGAGCTGACCAATCTCACGGGTAGCCAGCCGTTCGTGGTCGAGCGAGTGCGCCTGACCGGTCGGGGCGTCGCCATCGAGGGTGAGTTCGAGCCTCCGCAACTGGCCCAGCTGAGCATTGAGGACCAGGTGTTCGTCACCGCGTTCGTCCGCTGCCACGGCTCGATCAAGGAGATGGAGCGGATCTTCGGGGTGAGCTATCCGACGATCAAGTCCCGGCTCAACCGGATCGCGCAGCGGCTCGACTTCGTCGACACCGATCCGGCTCCATCGCGGGCCGACGTCATCGACCGACTGCAGCGAGGCGAGATCAGCGCGCAGGAGGCACTGCGGGAGCTGGAGGCGCCGAAGTGATGCCGCAGCTGGTGAGCGTGCGGGTCCGCAACGGACGAGGTCGGCGGCTGCGGCTGTGGGTTCCGATCCTCCCGGTGCTGCTGATCCTGTCGCCGGTGCTGTTGCTCGTGCTGGCGTTGGCGGCGGTCGCCTGCCTGGTCTGGCGAATCAACCCGGTCCGAGCGCTCCACGCCACTTGGCGGCTGCTGTGCGCGCTGACCGGCACCCGGATCGAGATCGAGCAGAGCCGCACAGCCGTACTGGTCAACATCAGGTAGGAATGGAGTGATCATGAGTGAGCAGCGCAGGCAGATTCTGCAGATGCTGGCCGATGGAAAGATCACCGCGGACGAGGCCGAGCGGCTGATCGCAGCCCTGGAGCGGGATCAGCCGAGCTCCTCGTCGCCGGAGGCGGAGCCGGGGCAGAAGCCTCGCCGAAAGTACCTACGGGTCGTGGTGGACTCGCCGGAGAACTTCGGCGGCAACGGACCCGGCAGGGTCAACGTACGGATACCGCTACAGCTCCTACGGGCCGGGGTACGGCTGGCCAGCCTGGTCCCACCGCAAGCGCTCAACAAGGCCAATGAGGAGTTGACCAGGTCGGGCGTGCCGATCGACCTCACCCAGCTGAAGCCACAGCACATCGAGGAGCTGATCGAGCAGCTCGACGAGATGACCGTCGACGTCGACCAGCCCGACGCGAAGGTACAGGTGTTCTGCGAGTGAGTCAGGAACAAGTCAGGCCAGCCGTTCGGCGTCGCCCGCTCGACCGCTGCGGCCAGCGATCCTGATCAGGACGAAGGAGCGGGTACCAGCTCCGGTCGAGCGGCGCCGGGCCAGCGCACCCTGGAAACCAGCTAACCAACTCTCCATCAAACCCTGGGCTTGACACTTGATGGTGGCGAAGAACGACTCGGCTACGGAGTTGTCCCAGCACTGCCCGCGCCGGCCCACCGATAGCCGCACGCCGTGGCGTGCCGCGAGACGGGCGTGCTGGGCACTGGTGTACTGGGCCGCGATCGGAGTGGAAGACCAGCCCGGAGGCGGGCCGGCGCCGGACGAGGGCGTTGGTGAGAGCGGCGTCGACCAGGTGTGCAGATGGTCGGCGACCTCCCAGCCGACGATCCGGCGGGAGGCCAGGTCGATGACGGTGGCCCGGCTACGGGTTCTCCGGCAAGCCGACCACGCCAGGCTCACGGATTTGGCTATTAATCCTCAGTGGACATAGGATGATCGGGTGGGGCTTCTGCGGCTGTCGAGGGCCGTGAAGCGTTTGGGTGTTCATCCGGTGGCGCTTCGTTTGTGGGCTGACTCGGGAAGATTCCGTGACGTGGGTGGGCCGTGAGTATCGGTTGCTCGGTTGATGCCGGCGGGCGGGAAGAACTCCTCGAAGACTTCGGTTGTCTCGTGATGGCGTTCGCCGGTCGGTTGTATGGGATGCGGTCGGTGGAGAGCCGGCGCCGTCTGTTGGCCGAGTCTGGGCAGTGCCAAGGCCAGGCTGGTGGTCGGTGAGTCGGAAGCTGCCCCTGTCTGAAGGCGAGACTTCTCGTACGGCGTGTGCCCGGGCGCTGCTGCGGACGGGGGTGGACGAGAAGACGGGCGAGGTGCTGTCCCCGGCGGTGCTGGCGGAGCGGGTGGGCTGGTGTGCTGATTTGGTAGCGGGCATGGTGGGCGCCCTGATCGGTGAGCACTGGAACAGCGTAGATGTGGAGATGTTGGCCGGCGGAGTGGATGCCGGTGGGCGGAGGTTGCCGTCGAATGCGTGGATGGCGTTGCGGCGGCTGGGTTGGACGGCTGCCGCGCCGGTGGGTGTGCGGGTTAATGACCGGGTCGTGCGGATGGCGCAGGAGCAGGCAGGGCGTGTTCTGCGTTCGATGCAGTGGCGCGCTGATGTGACCGCCGGGGTCCTGTGCACCTGGCCGGCCGATCCGGGCAAACGCACCCGGCAGGAGTGGGAGCAGGTGCGCGCGGCGATCCCGGGCGGACAGTATCTGCCGTCGAGTGTCATCAAGGGCCGGACCCGGCAGGCCGCGGCGTTCCTCGCCGCCAACGGGCGTCTGCCGGTGGACATGTTCGAACTCGAAGGTACTCCGAGGGTTGCGCGGATGCTGTTGCTGGCCGCGTGTGACCGGCAGCAGGCCACCATCGAACGCAGCGACATCGACCCGGGCAGGGCCCTGCTGCGGTTGCAGTTGCCCACCCGTGCGGATCCGCGTGGGTACGGGACTGGGCGTGGGTGGCGTGTCCGATCAGCTTGCCGCCCACCGTCCCTGCCGCGGCGGTGCTGCACCTGCCCACCCTGCGTGTCACCGGCGGCAAGGTGCGCGCCGATGTCGCGTACACGCACGCGGTGCCGAAGGCTCGGCGCACCGGTCACACGGTGGCGGTGGGCGTGGACTGGGGGCTGAACACCCTGTTGTCCGCCGGGGCCCTCCGACTCAACGAGGACGGCCGGATCGCGGCCTTGGGGGCTGGTGGGCAGTTCCGCGCCGCTGGCGTCCTGGCCAAACAGCACCGCCTACGCCGCCTGTCCGAGCGGCTGCATGCCAAGGCCGACCACTACCAGCGGCTTATTGCCGGTGACGAGCAGCACAACCTTGTTGGTAAGCATGCGGTCCTGCGCGACGAGATCCGCCACGTGTCCGAGCGCCGTTCGAACCTGAACGACGCGCTCGCGTGGGCTGCCGCCCGCTGGACGGTGGACCAGGCGATCGCCGCCACCGCGACCGTCATCTATCTGGAAGACCTGCGGTCGATGGAAGCACGGGGCATGGGCGCCACCATGAACACGCGCCTGTCTCAGCAGGTCCGCGGAAAGATCGTCGACCGGATGCGACATCTCGCCGCCGAGGCGGGTGTCGCTGTGGTCACCGTCCCCGCCCGCAACACCTCCAAACACTGCCCCCACTGCCTCACCCCGCTGCGGCACTGCAAAGCCCCCGACCAGCCGACCGTCGCGGGCTGGAAGTGGGCCATCTGCCCCAACCCGTCCTGCGGCTGGCAGGGCGATCGCGACCACGGCGCATGGCGGCGCATCGCCGCCCGAGGACTCACCCACCAAACCAGGACCGTCACCGACAAGACCAGCGGGCACATGGTGATCCGTACGGTCGTGGACACCCTCGAAACCGCGGCCGTCGTCACCCCCACCACGACCAGCCGGAGGGACCGGTCGAAGACCGGCCCCACCCGGCAGAACAACTCACGCCCTACGCCCAGGCGACGCAGGGCACCCTCCCCCACCCGACCACAGGGCCGGGCGGGCAAGCGTCCGGAGGGACACGCACCAACGGACCGGAACAGGCTGCCCCGCGCAGCCCACCGACACCAGGGCGTGAACACGATCAGCACACCACCCACCGTCGGCCACCGGCCACGAGGAGCAGCACTGGGCGTCGGATTCCATCTCCACGCCCACGCCACCCCACCCAGGTGGGAAACGATCCCGGAAACCCAATCCGACACAGGATAACTAAGCTGATCAGAGACGCTGGGCCCCGAGCACATCGCACGCGCCTGGATCGAACTGATGAAGCGCCTCGGCTACACCCGATTCGTCGCCCAAGGCGGCGACTGGGGCGCGCTCATCACCGACCTCATCGGTCTGCAGGCGCCCCCGGAACTGCTCGGCATTCACACCAACATCCCCGGTACGGTTCCCCCCGACATCGATGCACTGACCCAGTCGGACATCACCGGGATAGAGCAGGACGCTGCACCGCCTCTGACCTGCGGACACGCGAAGCCGCAGGTAGGGGTGGGTGCAGTTGAGCGCCGTTCAACGCCGTTCAGCGCACCCGGCTGTTTCCCACGTGCTCCCCAATCCCCCGGCGCGCGACCGCGGCGTCGTCCGGCGCCTTGGCGCCTCGCTTCGGCACGTCCCCAAGGAACAGCACGCTGGCGTTTAGTCAGCGTCACCGGTGCGCTGAGACACCGCGCGCCCGGTCGGCGGCAAGAGCGGATGTTTCATGCTTGCCGGCATACCAGCGTTGACGGGCTGCTGTGGTGGTCTACTCGCCTGCGTTTGCGTGGGTGAGTAGGCGGGCGGCCAGGGCGCGCACTTCGGCTTTGAGTTCGGCGGGCCGTTCGATGGTGAAGGGCCAGCCGAGCCCGGCCAGCATCTGGGCGGCGCCGTCGAGGTGTTCGGCTCGGGTGGTCAGCCGAACTCCGTCGGGGACCTCGGTGAGTGTGCCGACCGATGGAGGGATCCGTCGCCGTGCCTGGGCGAGGCTGGTGTGCAGCAGGACCGAGACGTCGTGGGCGTAGGGCACCGAGGCCAGTCCGGCAAGGACGTGTCCGGTGGGGTCGAACCCGGCCGGCACCTCGAACGTCCCGTCGGTGGCGTGAGTGGCGCCGATGCGGTCGAGTCGGAATGTTCGAACGGCTCCGCTGGCGTGGTCGCGACCGGTGACGTACCAGCGGCCGTTGTGGAAGACCAGCCCGTACGGGTCCAGGCCGCGTTCGCTGGAGCGGCCATGCCAGTTGGTGTATGTCAGCTGTACCGGGTGTCGGTGGCGGGCCGCCTCGGCGAGCACCAGCAGTACCTCGGTGCCGGGCGGGGCGGGCTGTCGGACCGGCCCGGTGACGTCCATGGTGACCAGTAGGGCGTCGATGCGCCGGGCAAGAGCGGCTGGCAGTACCCGGCGCAGCTTGGCGGCGGCGCTCTCGGCGGCCGCGTGATCGGCGGTGACCAGTCCCGCGCGGAACCCGGCGGCAAGGCCGAGGGCAATGGCGACCGCCTCCTCATCGGTGAGCATGAGCGGCGGCAACTTGTATCCGGGCGCGAGCCGGTACCCGCCATAGCGGCCACGGCGCGCCTCGACCGGGATGCCCAGGTCGAGCAGGTGGGCCGCGTAGCGGCGGACGGTGCGCTCGTCGACGCCGAGCCGGCGGGCCAGGTCGGCGACGCTGAAGGTGCCGCCCGACTGGAGGATCTCCAGCAGGGCCAG comes from Micromonospora viridifaciens and encodes:
- a CDS encoding ABC transporter permease gives rise to the protein MRDVLGAYPSLVRSATLVAAAYRGRIVLSMLTAFFPLLMMAVWLTVVAEGGPPAGWTTGDFLSYYAAATLLWNLAGDRVVWQWDADMRSGDLSVRLLRPVHPFHQYATGDLGHRLLFLAVLVPALALAALLVPGLDYPVTPARLVAVAAALVLAYALSLLMASTFALLGFWSTQASNVWLLWWGLGSFTSGWVAPLALMPDWLRAAGLVLPFRTAMGFPVELLMGRLDARETAYGFAVGLGWLAVFGLLYRIGWRNGVRRYQAVAG
- a CDS encoding DUF2089 domain-containing protein; translated protein: MDWQELTNLTGSQPFVVERVRLTGRGVAIEGEFEPPQLAQLSIEDQVFVTAFVRCHGSIKEMERIFGVSYPTIKSRLNRIAQRLDFVDTDPAPSRADVIDRLQRGEISAQEALRELEAPK
- a CDS encoding DDE-type integrase/transposase/recombinase, which encodes MSLAWSACRRTRSRATVIDLASRRIVGWEVADHLHTWSTPLSPTPSSGAGPPPGWSSTPIAAQYTSAQHARLAARHGVRLSVGRRGQCWDNSVAESFFATIKCQAQGLMESWLAGFQGALARRRSTGAGTRSFVLIRIAGRSGRAGDAERLA
- a CDS encoding SHOCT-like domain-containing protein, giving the protein MSEQRRQILQMLADGKITADEAERLIAALERDQPSSSSPEAEPGQKPRRKYLRVVVDSPENFGGNGPGRVNVRIPLQLLRAGVRLASLVPPQALNKANEELTRSGVPIDLTQLKPQHIEELIEQLDEMTVDVDQPDAKVQVFCE
- a CDS encoding zinc ribbon domain-containing protein gives rise to the protein MPPTVPAAAVLHLPTLRVTGGKVRADVAYTHAVPKARRTGHTVAVGVDWGLNTLLSAGALRLNEDGRIAALGAGGQFRAAGVLAKQHRLRRLSERLHAKADHYQRLIAGDEQHNLVGKHAVLRDEIRHVSERRSNLNDALAWAAARWTVDQAIAATATVIYLEDLRSMEARGMGATMNTRLSQQVRGKIVDRMRHLAAEAGVAVVTVPARNTSKHCPHCLTPLRHCKAPDQPTVAGWKWAICPNPSCGWQGDRDHGAWRRIAARGLTHQTRTVTDKTSGHMVIRTVVDTLETAAVVTPTTTSRRDRSKTGPTRQNNSRPTPRRRRAPSPTRPQGRAGKRPEGHAPTDRNRLPRAAHRHQGVNTISTPPTVGHRPRGAALGVGFHLHAHATPPRWETIPETQSDTG
- a CDS encoding ABC transporter ATP-binding protein gives rise to the protein MIEVRDLAKHFRVHRRPPGLGASLRSLFRREHVTVRAVEQVSFTIPTGEVVGFLGPNGAGKTTTLKCLTGLLHPTAGTVRVLGHTPHRREAAFLRRISLVMGQRNSLFWDLPAADAFEVNRAIYGLAEGPYRSALAELATLLDIEPLLDKQVRVLSLGERMRCELAASLLHRPDVLFLDEPTLGLDVNGQAAVRTFLRDYNARHGATVLLTSHYMGDVTALARRVLVIDGGTLRFDGDLAALVEAHSPHRLVRVTLRAAVPAETWVGLGELSSVDGAVVTLAVPRAETAAIAARLLTTLPVEDVAIEDPPVEDIIRAVFAHA
- a CDS encoding helix-turn-helix transcriptional regulator, with the protein product MARPTARVLALLEILQSGGTFSVADLARRLGVDERTVRRYAAHLLDLGIPVEARRGRYGGYRLAPGYKLPPLMLTDEEAVAIALGLAAGFRAGLVTADHAAAESAAAKLRRVLPAALARRIDALLVTMDVTGPVRQPAPPGTEVLLVLAEAARHRHPVQLTYTNWHGRSSERGLDPYGLVFHNGRWYVTGRDHASGAVRTFRLDRIGATHATDGTFEVPAGFDPTGHVLAGLASVPYAHDVSVLLHTSLAQARRRIPPSVGTLTEVPDGVRLTTRAEHLDGAAQMLAGLGWPFTIERPAELKAEVRALAARLLTHANAGE